GACCCGCTCCCTCCGTCAGCTGCGACCGCCGATCACACCTTGCGGCGCTTGGCCACGCCGGCCAGCGCCAGCAGACCGAAGCCCATCAGGCCGACCGTGGCCGGCTCCGGAACCGGCGTGACCGAGACGATGATGTCGTTGTAGTCGCGGTCCGCGATCTCGCGGGGCTCGAGCTTCTCGAAGCCGCGGCCGCCGTTGATGTTGTCTTCCATCCCGACGAAGTACGAGGCGCCCACTCCAGCTGCGTTGATCAGTGTACCGTACAGGTCGGTGGACAGGCCGCCCAGGACACCCGTACCCGGGCCGTCCGTGAACACCACCATCTGCTGGTAGGTCGTGGTGGCATTGGCGCCGATCGCGCCGGTGCCGGTCCGCATCGCCGACGAGTACGTCGTGCCGGCACCCATGGTCGGGAGCGCCTGCGCGATCCAGACCGCGAAGTTGTCGGCCACGCTCACCGTGCCGCTCAGCGCAGCGCCGCTCATCACCACGCCGCCGTCGGTGATGATGCCCCAGGCGGTGGTCGTCGAGCCGGCCACGCGACCCAGCAGGCTGATGTTGTACATGCCGGCCGAGAAGCGGAACGCGCCGGGGTTCGCGCCGCCCAGTCCGCCGAGGAACTGGTTCGACGTGGTCAGCGGCGGCGAGGCGAGCGGGAGGTACACCGGCGCCTGGTTGTTGCACGACGTCGGCGACAGCGCCGGCGTGTTCGTCAGGATCGCACCGGCGTTGCAGACGGCGCCGCCGGCGTTGTCGTCGGAGAAGTTGTTCCAGTACGCGCCGGTGCCGGTGTTGTCCGGCGTGCCGATCGTCTGCCAGCTGGCCTGAGCGCCAAGCGGGGCAACGGCAAGAACTGCCGCGAGGGAGAGAAGGCTGGAGGACTTACGCATGATCGATATTCCTGGAGCGTGGGGAGAGTTGGGTCTTCGCGTTGGCGATGCCACTTCCAGAAGCACGACCAATGCCGGACTCTGCCATTCTGATCCAGCACACGTAACTTTTCCATAAGTTCATGCACGGCAACGCTTTACTGAACACTCGACGGATTTGTTACCTCCGCGCGATCGCGAAATCCGCGCATTTGGCAGACTCGACAACAACACTCTGTCGAGTCGACGCAACAGCCAGCCGCCGGGATATGCCGCGCTGAATTGTGTGGCAGCACGACAACGCCCCGGAGGAGTGGCTCCCCCGGGGCGTCGCCCTCTCCCGTCACGGCCGAGCCGTCCCGTGACGCCCGCTCAGGCCCGGATCGGCGCCAGCCAGCGGGCCATCTCACCCTCGACCATCCCCTTCCGGCGCGCAAGGTCGGCCACCTGGTCCTCGCCGATCATGCCGGTCCCGAAGTAGCGCGCCTCCGGCCGCCAGAAGTACCAGCCGGACACGCTCGCCGTCGGGAGCATCGCGCAGCTCTCGGTGAGGGTGATGCCCGCCAGCGCCGGCACGTCGAGCAGGCGGAAGAGGGTGCGCTTCTCGGTGTGGTCCGGACAGGCCGGGTAGCCCGGCGCGGGCCGGATGCCCTGGTAGGCCTCGTGGATCAGCGCCGAATTGTCCAGCGCCTCGGCCGGCGCATAGCCCCAGTGTTCGCGCCGCACAGTCTCGTGCAGCCGTTCCGCGAGGGCCTCGGCGAGGCGGTCCGCCAGCGCCTTGAGCAGGATGGCGTTGTAGTCATCGTGCGCCGCCTCGAATGCGGCCACCCGCTCGTCGATCCCGTGGCCGGTGGTGACGGCGAAGGCCCCCACCCAGTCGGCCACGCCGCTCTCGAGCGGTGCGACGTAGTCGGCCAGCGCCAGGTTCGGCCGGCCGTCCCCCTTCGCCATCTGCTGCCGGATGGTGTGGATGGTCGCGAGCCGCTCGCCACCACGGTCGCCGCCGGCGGGCCAGAGTGCGATGTCGTCGCCCACCGCGTTGGCGGGGAACAGGCCGACCACCGCCTTGGCCGTGAGCCAGCGCTCCGAGACGATGGACGACAGCATCGCCTGCGCGTCCTTCCAGAGCGCGCGCGCCGTCTCGCCGACGACGGCATCCTGCAGGATGTCCGGATAGTGACCGGCCAGCTCCCAGGTCTGGAAGAACGGCGTCCAGTCGATGCGCGGGACGAGGTCGTCCAGCGGCCAGGCGTCGAACACCGTCACACCGGGGCGCGTCGGCACCGGCACCGGGGTGGCAGCCCAGTCCACGGCCAGGCGGTTGGCGCGCGCGTCGGCAATCGGCACCAGGCGCGTGGCCTTGCCGGACCCCGCCCGGTGCGTGCGGATCGCATCGTACTCCGCGCGCACGCCGGCCACGTACTCGTCGCGCCCGTCATCGCTGAGCAGTGCGCTGGCAACGCCGACGGCACGGCTTGCATCCTGCACGTGCACCACCGGGCCGGCGTACTGCGGCTCGATCTTCACCGCGGTGTGCGCGCGGCTCGTCGTCGCCCCGCCGATCAGCAGCGGCACGGTGAAGCCCTCGCGCTGCATCTCCGAGGCGAGGAACGCCATCTCCTCGAGCGAGGGTGTGATCAGGCCGCTGAGCCCGATGATGTCGACGTTCTCGGCACGTGCCGTCTCGAGAATCTTCGCGGCCGGTACCATCACGCCGAGGTCGATCACGTCGTAGTTGTTGCACTGGAGCACCACGCCGACGATGTTCTTGCCGATGTCGTGCACGTCACCCTTGACGGTTGCGAGCAGGATCTTCCCCTTGTTCTTCTGCTCCTCCACCGGGCGCAGCAGCTTCTCGGCCTCGATGTACGGGATCAGGTGTGCCACGGCGCGCTTCATGACACGAGCGCTCTTGACGACCTGCGGCAGGAACATCTTGCCGGCGCCGAAGAGGTCACCGACGACGTTCATGCCGTCCATCAGCGGCCCCTCGATCACGTGGATCGGGCGCTCGACGGTGAGGCGAGCCTCCTCGGTGTCCTCGACGATGAAGTCGGCGATGCCGTGCACGAGTGCATGCGCGAGGCGCTCCCCCACCGGCAGTGCGCGCCACGCCAGCGAGTCGTTCGCCGCTGCCGCCGTGCCCTTCACGTCACCGGCCACCTCGAGCAGGCGCTCGGTGGCGTCCGGGCGGCGGTTCAGCACCAGGTCCTCGACACGCTCCAGCAGGGCCGGCGGGATGTCGGAGTAGAGCGTGAGCGCCCCGGCGTTCACGATGCCCATGTCCATGCCGGCCTTCACGGCGTGGTACAGGAACACCGCGTGGATCGCCTCGCGCAGCGGGTTGTTGCCGCGGAAGGCGAAGCTGACGTTGCTCACGCCGCCGCTCACGCGTGCATGCGGCAGGGTGGCCTTGATCTCGCGGGTGGCCTCGATGAAGTCCACTGCGTAGTTGGCATGTTCCTCGATGCCGGTGCCGATCGCGAAGATGTTCGGGTCGAAGATGATGTCCTCGGCCGGGAACCCGACGCGCTCGGTGAGCAGCGCATAGGCGCGCGCGCAGATGTCGACCTTCCGGCGCCGGGTGTCGGCCTGGCCCTGCTCGTCGAACGCCATCACGATCACGGCGGCGCCGTACTGGCGCACGAGCGTGGCCTGGCGCAGGAACTCGGCCTCGCCCTCCTTGAGGGAGATCGAGTTCACGATCGCCTTGCCCTGCACCTGCTTGAGTCCCGCCTCGATCACGCTCCACTTGGAGCTGTCGATCATCAGCGGCACCCGGCTGATCGACGGTTCACCCGCGACGAGTCGCAGGTACGTGGTCATGGCGGCGACGGCATCCAGCATGCCCTCGTCCATGTTCACGTCGATCACCTGCGCGCCGCTCTCGACCTGCTGGCGCGCCACCTCGAGTGCCGCCTCGTAGTCCCCGGCGAGGATCAGCTTCGAGAACTTCGCCGAGCCGGTGACGTTGGTGCGCTCGCCGACGTTGACGAAGTTGGTGGTGCGGTCGATCACGACCGGCTCGAGGCCGGAGAGGCGGAGCGCCGGCGGGATGGCCGGCACGGCGCGCGGTGCGACGCCGCGGACGGCGGCGGCGATGGCGCGGATGTGGGCGGGCGAGCTGCCGCAGCAGCCGCCGACGACGTTCACCCACCCGGTGCGCGCCCAGTCGCCGATCACGCGCGCCATGTCGTCGGGGCTCTCGTCGTAGCCGCCGAAGGCATTCGGCAGGCCGGCGTTCGGGTGCGCCGAGACGTGGACGCCGGCCACCCGCGACAGCTCCTGCACGTAGGCCCGCAGCTCGCGAGGGCCGAGGGCACAATTGAGGCCGATGCTCATCGGGTTCGCGTGCATGACGCTGAGCCAGAACGCCTCGGTGACCTGGCCGCTGAGCGTCCGGCCGCTGGCATCGGTGATGGTGCCGCTGATCATCACCGGGACGCGCTCGTGCGTGGAGCCGAACACCTGCTCGATGGCGAACAGCGCGGCCTTGGCGTTGAGCGTGTCGAACACCGTCTCGACGATCAGGATGTCGGCACCGCCGTCGAGGAGCCCGCGGGCCGCCTCGGCGTAGGCCACCACCAGCTCGTCGTACGTCACGTTGCGGGCGGCGGGGTCGTTCACCTCGGGTGACAGCGACGCGGTGCGGTTGGTGGGGCCGAGCACGCCCGCGACATACCGCGGCCGCTCCGGGTCGCGCGACTCGAACAGGTCGGCCACCCGCCGTGCGAGGCGGGCCCCCTCCACGTTCAACTCGTACGCCAGCGACTCCATGCCGTAGTCGGCCATGGCGATCGACGTGGAGTTGAAGGTGTTGGTCTCGAGGATGTCACTGCCGGCGTGCAGGTAGGCGGCATGCAGGGCACCGATCAGCGCGGGCCGGGTGATCGCGAGCAGGTCGTTGTTCCCGCGCAGGTCACGCGACCAGTCGGCGAACCGGGTGCCACGATAGGCGGCCTCGTCGAGGCGCTCGCGCTGGATCATGGTGCCCATGGCACCGTCGAGCAGCATGATGCGCGAGGCGAGGATGCCCGGCAGCAGGGCGAGGCGCTCGGCGCGCGTGCGCACCGGCGCGGTGGCGAGCACCTCGTCGAGCGAGAACGGCGGGAGGGGCTCGGTGGCCCACTCCGCCTGCTGGTCGTGGTCGTGGTGGTGCTGGTGTGACGCGTGGTTCATGCGGAGGCCTGTGCGGGCACGCGCGCGGCGCGCAGCCCGAGGATGTGACAGATGGCGTAAGCCAGGTCGGCGCGATTGAGCGTGTAGAAGTGGAACTCGTCCACCCCCTCGTCGGCGAGCTGGGTGCACTGCTCGGCGGCAAGCGTGGCCGCGACCAGCTTGCGGGTGTCCGGATCGTCCTCCAGCCCGTCGAAATGGCGGGCCATCGAGTCCGGCACGGAGGCACCGGCCATGGCCGAGAACCGGCGCGTCTGCGCGAAGTGGGTCACCGGCATGATGCCGGGGACGATCGGGACGGTGATGCCGGCGGCGCGCGCGCGGTCGCGGTAGCGCAGGTAGATGGCGTTGTCGAAGAAGAACTGGGTGATGGCCCGGGTCGCGCCCGCGTCCACCTTGCGCTTCAGGTTGTCGATCTCGGCCTGCATGGAGCCGGCGGTGGGGTGCATCTCCGGATAGGCGCTGACACTGAGCTCGAAGTCGAACGCACGTCGCAGCCCTGCCACGAGGTCGGACGCGTAGGCGAAGCCACCCGGATGCGGCTCGTAGGCGGTGCCGATGCCGGTGGCCGGGTCGCCGCGGAGCGCGACGAGATGGCGCACGCCCGTCTCCCAGTACTCGCGGGCCACCTCGAGGATCTCGTCCTTCGTGGCGGAGACGCAGGTGAGGTGTGCCGCCGGCCGCAGCGTGGTCTCGTGCAGCAGCCGCCGCACGGTCGCATGCGTGCGCTCGCGGGTGGAGCCGCCGGCACCGTAGGTGACCGACACGAAGCTCGGGGCCAGGGGCGCGAGCCGCTCGACGGCGCGCCAGAGCTGCGCCTCCATCTCCTCGTTCTTCGGCGGGAAGAACTCGAAGGACACGCCGAACGGTCGCGAGTCCGGGCGGTTGAGAATCGAAGGGCTCATGTGACGGCAGGGGGGGAGGAAAGGGAACAGTCCCAGATGACGACCGTGAGGGGCGATCCGTCAAGTCGGGTCGCCTCACGGGCCTGCAGGCCGGCGCTGGCCGCGAGGTGCACGACTTCATCGGTCGAGAACCCGAGGCGGCGATGGGCATGGCTCTCGCGGAGCGCCTCCTCGCGGTGCGGCGCGAAGTCCACCAGCAGCAGTCGCCCGCCGGGTCGCAGCACGCGCGCGACCTCGCGGAGCACGGCGGCAGGATCATCGGCGTAGTGCAGCACGAGGTGGAGCACCACCAGGTCGATGCTCGACGCCGCGACGGCCAGGTGGTACATGTCGCCGTGTCGGAGCTGGACATGGCGGGCATCGAGGCCGGCCATCGCCGCACGCGCCACGGCGAGCATGCCGTGCGAACGGTCGATGCCGAGCGCCCGGGTGGCGTGTGGCGCGAGGAGTCCGAGGATCCGCCCGGTGCCGGTGCCGATGTCGAGCAGGTCGCCCACCGGTCCGCGGCCCGCGAGGTCGAGCAGTGCCCGCTCGACCTGGTCCTCGGGGACGTGCAGGGAGCGGATGTCGTTCCACTCGTGGGCGTGCGCCTCGAAGTAGCTGTCGGCCGCGGCCTGCCTTGCGCGCTGGACGGCGGCGAGGCGCTCACGATCGCCGGCGAGCGCGGGATCATCGTCGCCGAGCAATTCCACGAACGCCCGCGCGATCCGGTGCTCCGCGAGGCGATAGAAGACCCAGCTCCCCTCGGGCACGCGGTGCAGCAGGCCCGCGTCGCCGAGCACGCGGAGATGGCGTGAGACGCGCGGCTGGCTCTGGCCGAGCACCTGGGTGAGTTCGGTAACGGTCAGTTCGCCCCGGGCCAGGATGGCGAGGACCCGGAGCCTGGTGGGTTCCGCTGCCGCGCGGAACGCCTCGAGCAACGCGCGGTATCCCGCCGGCGTGGTCGCAGGGTCGAGGGCATCGAGGAGGAGCGGTGCGGCGGTCATGGCCTAAGGATATAAAGCTATCCTTATATGGCAACTGGCAAGCGACTCCTCGGCAAACGACTCTGAGTCATTGGTCCCGCTCAGTGGGACACTCGCTGCCGTTTGGCAAATGACTCTGAGTCCTATGTCCCGCCCAGTGGGACACTCGCCGCCGGATATCTTCCGGCTCGCCAGATGGGGTTTTCGGCCGCCGCCCGTGCGATCTTTGTCCCGCGGCCGCCGGATGACCTGCCGTCGCTGCCGCTCGCCTCCGGTGCCGATCCGAACCCCGTCGCGGTCGTTCCGCCCTTCCGAATCTCCCCCATGCCCACCTCCAGCAGCCCCGCGCCGCGCCCGGCGCTGACCCAGCTCTCCGATGACGAAGCCATGTTCCGCGATGCAGTGGCGGCGTTTGCGCGCGAGGACGTCCTGCCGCGGGTCCGTGAGATGGAGGCTGCCGGCCGCATCCATCCCGACGTGATCGCGAGATACTTCGAGCTCGGCCTCATGGGCATCGAGCTCCCCGAGGCGGCGGGGGGGGCCGGCGGCTCGGCGATGATGATCGCCATTGCCGTGGAGGAGATCAGCAAGGTGGATCCGGCCGCTGCGATCATGGTCGACGTGCAGAACACGCTGGTGAATTACCCGATCCATGCCTACGGCACCGAGGACCAGCACCGCCGGTACCTGACCCGGCTGACCAGCGACACGATCGGCGCCTATGCACTCTCGGAGCCGGACTCCGGGTCGGATGCCTTCGCGCTGCGGTGCAGGGCGGAGCGCACGGTCGGCGGGTGGCGGCTCACGGGCCGCAAGCTGTGGATCACGAACGGCGCGGAGGCGGAGATCTTCGTGGTGTTCGCGAACACCGACTTCGCGAAAGGCCACCGGGGCATCGCGGCCTTCATCGTGGAGAAGGGGTTCGCCGGCTTCTCCATCGGCAAGAAGGAGGACAAGCTGGGGATCCGGGCGAGCAGCACGTGCGAGTTGATCCTCGACGGCGTCGACGTGCCGGATGCGAACGTGCTCGGTCCGGTGGGCCAGGGATACAAGATCGCGATCGACACCCTTAACGGGGGCCGGATCGGCATCGGGGCGCAGATGATCGGCGTCGCCGCCGGCGCGTTGCAGGCCGCGTGTGAATACCTGCGCGAGCGGAAGCAGTTCGGCAAGCCGCTGAGCGAGATGCAGGGGATCCAGTTCCAGGTGGCGCAGGCGGCCACGGAGCTGGAAGCCGCGCGCCTGATGGTCTACAACGCGGCCCGGCTCAAGGATGCGGGCCAGGACATCCAGCGTGAGGGCGCGATGGCGAAGCTCTTCTCGAGCCAGGTGGCCGAGCGGGTGACGAGTGTCTCGCTGGAACTGTTCGGTGGCTACGGGTACGTGAAGGACTACCCGGTGGAGAAGTTCTACCGCGACGCCAAGATCGGGGCGATCTACGAGGGGACGTCGAACATGCAGTTGCAGACGATCGGGCGCATGGTGCTGCGGTGAGCAGTCCGCGCGCGTGGCTGTTGCGGTGCGGGCTCTCGCTCGGCAGCCTCGTCGTCCCGTCCCTTCTGTCGGCGCAATCGACGGGGCGCGTGCCACCCGGCGCCGACCGGGGTGGGCAACGGATTTGTGACATGCGCTACAAGCTGCTGCGGCTGACGGTCGTGGACCGCGCCGGCGCCCCGGTGCCCGGGGTCACACTCACGATCGCCGGATTCCCGGCCACGTCGGAGGGTCCACCACGGATGGTCACCTCCGAGGCCGGCGTCGTGACGCTGGCGGAGGACAACGACCTGCAGCGCCTGCCGGCTGCCGGCGCCGAATACACCGTCACGCTGCGGAAGGGGCGAAAGGTGCGACACGTGAAGGTCCGACTGGGTCCGGATGCCGCAGGATGTCATATCGCGCTGCTCGCCGGACCGACCGCGGTCACTTTTTGAGCGCAGGCCGCCGCGGCACCTTCGTCGTGTCGCGGGCGCCGGCGCTGTCCGGCTGCTTCCCGCTGTCTGCGGCATTGCGCGCCGAATCAGCCGACTGACGCACCCGGCGCCCGATCTCGAGCGCCCGATCGAGCCCAGCGGGCGAGATCGAGGCATCGGGATAGCGCGAGCGCAGGAGCTGGCGGAGCGACAGCGAGATCGGCACCGTGGCCGCCGTGCCGCGGACCATGCCCGCATGCTGTGCCTGCACGCGGGCAGCGAAGATCGCACGCCGCGCGCCCACATCCAGCGCCCAGACGCTGTCGGGGATGGTGCGGCCGGCGAGCCCCAGGGTGCCGACAGCACTCTCGATCTGCGTGCGCAACTCGCCGCTGAACGCCGTCATTTCCGCAGGGGTGAGCCTGATGCGTGCACTGTCGGCCTGCCGCAGGAACAGCTCGTTGCGGATGATGCGGCGGAGCACCTGCGGCAGCAGGGTATCGGACGCGTTCGCGAGCCGCCCCGGCATGCCCTCGGCCGGCGGATAGGCGCGCAACCACCGCACGAGTGTCGCCGCCGTGAAGCTCTCACCCCGCGCGACGGTGGCGAGTGGGGTGGCGCTGTCGGCGTAGATGCCGGGATCGCGGACGACCGCACGCGTCAATGGCGCGACGTCGGGCACCAGTGTCACGCCGTGCGCCGTCTCCAGTGCGGCGAAGTACGTGCTCTCGGCGCGCAGCCGCGCGAGCTGCCGTGCCACCGGCACCACGCGTGACTGCGCCTCGGCCCATGTCGGCCGATACACGAGATGGACACCGAAGCTCGTCACGATCACACCGGAGATGCCCCCCGGCTTGGTGGCCAGCACGCCGGCCTCGAACTCGGGGACCATGATGTCGCGACCCGCAGGCCAGGCCGGCAGACGGCCGCCCTGCCGGCGACTGGCCGAATCGGCACTGATCCGCGACGCGACGCGCGCGAAGTTCGCCGGCGTGAGCGTGCTGCGGAGCGAGTCCACCGCGGCGCGGATCTTCGCGCGCTGGAGCGGGAGGGCCACCTGGGGCACGTCGAGCAGGATCTGGCTCGCGGCGAGGACCTGGCCGCTGTCATAGAGTGCCTTCGGCGAACTGGTATCCGCCGGCCAGCCCAGGCTCACGACCTGGTACCACTGCCGCGCACGCGCGTTGGCCACCGGCCCCCAGAGCGCGGCCTCCACGAGCGTGGGGTCGTCGATCGTATCGCGGCCAGCCGCGGCGCGTGCGAGCAGCTGGTAGTCAACCCAGAGCTCGGCGGCGCTGCGCACGTCCTCGGTGCGAAGCGTGAGCCGCGACTGCCCGAACAGCGTGCCAAGGTCGGTGGCCGACAGCGACTGTCCACCGGCAACGGCGGCGACATCGGTCGTGCCGGTGGCGGGGTCACCGCCGGAACAGGCGGCAGCGGCGAGGCAGAGGGCGACGAGTCGGAAGCGGGTCGGGTGTCTGGGCATGCGGTGTTGCTGTGTGGACGGAGAACCTACATCGCGCGCGGACCACCCGGCATGCACCGGCGCGGAGCGGCGGGGGTGGCAGGAACGGCGGAGGGGCGCGACCGATGCTCCGGTCGCGCCCCTCCCAACCACACCCGCCAGAGCCTGAAATCAGGCCGAGCGGCGGCGGCGTGCCACGAGTCCGAGGACGGCCAGGCCGGCGCCCATCAGGCCGAACGTCGCCGGCTCCGGGACCATGGTGGCGTCGATGAACTTCGCATGGATGTACACCGGCACGAAGCCATTCAGCTCGCCGAAGGAGCTGTTGAGGCGCGCGTCATAGTCACCGAAGGCCGGGCCGAAGGTCAGGCCGTACGACGTGACCGACGCCAGCTTGCCGCCGATGAACTGCGGACCACCCGAGTCGCCACCGGCAACGCTGACTTCGTCCAGGCCGGTGCCCAGGTCGCAGTACTTCGGGTCGGCGATGCCGAAGCCACCGACGGCGAGGCGGCAGGACTGGTCGTTCACCGCGAAGCCGCTGTCGAAGTCGGAGACGTACGAGTACTCGACTTCGGCCGTGCCGAAGAAGTTCTCGCCGGCCGCATCACGATCGGTGAAGAAACCACCGAAGTCGCTGTCGCCGAAGCGGAAGTCGTACCGGTTCTGGCCCTGGCGGAGGCGACCCGTGCCGAGGTTGGCACCGACGGTGCCGCCGGCGTTGGAGCGACCGCCGTAGCCGGCGACGTTGAACACGCCACCCTCGATGTCAGACGCCGTGTACAGGTCGTACGCGGTGGCAGACGCCGGTGCCTCGGAATCCATCTGCAGCACGGCGATGTCATTCTGGTCGATGACTTCGCCCGTGTAGGCCCGGTTCACGTTGTAGACGGTGACCGTGCGGGAGGCGGTACGATCCGTGTCGAAGGCGTACGGCACACCATCGGCGTTGGCGTTCGGGAAGTACACCGTGGTGCGCAGGGGACGCGGCGAGTCCGGGC
The sequence above is a segment of the Gemmatimonadaceae bacterium genome. Coding sequences within it:
- a CDS encoding metalloregulator ArsR/SmtB family transcription factor codes for the protein MTAAPLLLDALDPATTPAGYRALLEAFRAAAEPTRLRVLAILARGELTVTELTQVLGQSQPRVSRHLRVLGDAGLLHRVPEGSWVFYRLAEHRIARAFVELLGDDDPALAGDRERLAAVQRARQAAADSYFEAHAHEWNDIRSLHVPEDQVERALLDLAGRGPVGDLLDIGTGTGRILGLLAPHATRALGIDRSHGMLAVARAAMAGLDARHVQLRHGDMYHLAVAASSIDLVVLHLVLHYADDPAAVLREVARVLRPGGRLLLVDFAPHREEALRESHAHRRLGFSTDEVVHLAASAGLQAREATRLDGSPLTVVIWDCSLSSPPAVT
- the metF gene encoding methylenetetrahydrofolate reductase [NAD(P)H], with product MSPSILNRPDSRPFGVSFEFFPPKNEEMEAQLWRAVERLAPLAPSFVSVTYGAGGSTRERTHATVRRLLHETTLRPAAHLTCVSATKDEILEVAREYWETGVRHLVALRGDPATGIGTAYEPHPGGFAYASDLVAGLRRAFDFELSVSAYPEMHPTAGSMQAEIDNLKRKVDAGATRAITQFFFDNAIYLRYRDRARAAGITVPIVPGIMPVTHFAQTRRFSAMAGASVPDSMARHFDGLEDDPDTRKLVAATLAAEQCTQLADEGVDEFHFYTLNRADLAYAICHILGLRAARVPAQASA
- a CDS encoding peptidylprolyl isomerase; translated protein: MPRHPTRFRLVALCLAAAACSGGDPATGTTDVAAVAGGQSLSATDLGTLFGQSRLTLRTEDVRSAAELWVDYQLLARAAAGRDTIDDPTLVEAALWGPVANARARQWYQVVSLGWPADTSSPKALYDSGQVLAASQILLDVPQVALPLQRAKIRAAVDSLRSTLTPANFARVASRISADSASRRQGGRLPAWPAGRDIMVPEFEAGVLATKPGGISGVIVTSFGVHLVYRPTWAEAQSRVVPVARQLARLRAESTYFAALETAHGVTLVPDVAPLTRAVVRDPGIYADSATPLATVARGESFTAATLVRWLRAYPPAEGMPGRLANASDTLLPQVLRRIIRNELFLRQADSARIRLTPAEMTAFSGELRTQIESAVGTLGLAGRTIPDSVWALDVGARRAIFAARVQAQHAGMVRGTAATVPISLSLRQLLRSRYPDASISPAGLDRALEIGRRVRQSADSARNAADSGKQPDSAGARDTTKVPRRPALKK
- a CDS encoding acyl-CoA dehydrogenase family protein gives rise to the protein MPTSSSPAPRPALTQLSDDEAMFRDAVAAFAREDVLPRVREMEAAGRIHPDVIARYFELGLMGIELPEAAGGAGGSAMMIAIAVEEISKVDPAAAIMVDVQNTLVNYPIHAYGTEDQHRRYLTRLTSDTIGAYALSEPDSGSDAFALRCRAERTVGGWRLTGRKLWITNGAEAEIFVVFANTDFAKGHRGIAAFIVEKGFAGFSIGKKEDKLGIRASSTCELILDGVDVPDANVLGPVGQGYKIAIDTLNGGRIGIGAQMIGVAAGALQAACEYLRERKQFGKPLSEMQGIQFQVAQAATELEAARLMVYNAARLKDAGQDIQREGAMAKLFSSQVAERVTSVSLELFGGYGYVKDYPVEKFYRDAKIGAIYEGTSNMQLQTIGRMVLR
- the metH gene encoding methionine synthase, with the translated sequence MNHASHQHHHDHDQQAEWATEPLPPFSLDEVLATAPVRTRAERLALLPGILASRIMLLDGAMGTMIQRERLDEAAYRGTRFADWSRDLRGNNDLLAITRPALIGALHAAYLHAGSDILETNTFNSTSIAMADYGMESLAYELNVEGARLARRVADLFESRDPERPRYVAGVLGPTNRTASLSPEVNDPAARNVTYDELVVAYAEAARGLLDGGADILIVETVFDTLNAKAALFAIEQVFGSTHERVPVMISGTITDASGRTLSGQVTEAFWLSVMHANPMSIGLNCALGPRELRAYVQELSRVAGVHVSAHPNAGLPNAFGGYDESPDDMARVIGDWARTGWVNVVGGCCGSSPAHIRAIAAAVRGVAPRAVPAIPPALRLSGLEPVVIDRTTNFVNVGERTNVTGSAKFSKLILAGDYEAALEVARQQVESGAQVIDVNMDEGMLDAVAAMTTYLRLVAGEPSISRVPLMIDSSKWSVIEAGLKQVQGKAIVNSISLKEGEAEFLRQATLVRQYGAAVIVMAFDEQGQADTRRRKVDICARAYALLTERVGFPAEDIIFDPNIFAIGTGIEEHANYAVDFIEATREIKATLPHARVSGGVSNVSFAFRGNNPLREAIHAVFLYHAVKAGMDMGIVNAGALTLYSDIPPALLERVEDLVLNRRPDATERLLEVAGDVKGTAAAANDSLAWRALPVGERLAHALVHGIADFIVEDTEEARLTVERPIHVIEGPLMDGMNVVGDLFGAGKMFLPQVVKSARVMKRAVAHLIPYIEAEKLLRPVEEQKNKGKILLATVKGDVHDIGKNIVGVVLQCNNYDVIDLGVMVPAAKILETARAENVDIIGLSGLITPSLEEMAFLASEMQREGFTVPLLIGGATTSRAHTAVKIEPQYAGPVVHVQDASRAVGVASALLSDDGRDEYVAGVRAEYDAIRTHRAGSGKATRLVPIADARANRLAVDWAATPVPVPTRPGVTVFDAWPLDDLVPRIDWTPFFQTWELAGHYPDILQDAVVGETARALWKDAQAMLSSIVSERWLTAKAVVGLFPANAVGDDIALWPAGGDRGGERLATIHTIRQQMAKGDGRPNLALADYVAPLESGVADWVGAFAVTTGHGIDERVAAFEAAHDDYNAILLKALADRLAEALAERLHETVRREHWGYAPAEALDNSALIHEAYQGIRPAPGYPACPDHTEKRTLFRLLDVPALAGITLTESCAMLPTASVSGWYFWRPEARYFGTGMIGEDQVADLARRKGMVEGEMARWLAPIRA
- a CDS encoding trypsin-like serine protease, coding for MGDGTTWHAESYIVGVNSTGTIASGGDPRYIAAQPAYSGVVTLIMEYPGGAFICSGSLLPDRKSILTAAHCVSSGPDSPRPLRTTVYFPNANADGVPYAFDTDRTASRTVTVYNVNRAYTGEVIDQNDIAVLQMDSEAPASATAYDLYTASDIEGGVFNVAGYGGRSNAGGTVGANLGTGRLRQGQNRYDFRFGDSDFGGFFTDRDAAGENFFGTAEVEYSYVSDFDSGFAVNDQSCRLAVGGFGIADPKYCDLGTGLDEVSVAGGDSGGPQFIGGKLASVTSYGLTFGPAFGDYDARLNSSFGELNGFVPVYIHAKFIDATMVPEPATFGLMGAGLAVLGLVARRRRSA
- a CDS encoding PEP-CTERM sorting domain-containing protein gives rise to the protein MRKSSSLLSLAAVLAVAPLGAQASWQTIGTPDNTGTGAYWNNFSDDNAGGAVCNAGAILTNTPALSPTSCNNQAPVYLPLASPPLTTSNQFLGGLGGANPGAFRFSAGMYNISLLGRVAGSTTTAWGIITDGGVVMSGAALSGTVSVADNFAVWIAQALPTMGAGTTYSSAMRTGTGAIGANATTTYQQMVVFTDGPGTGVLGGLSTDLYGTLINAAGVGASYFVGMEDNINGGRGFEKLEPREIADRDYNDIIVSVTPVPEPATVGLMGFGLLALAGVAKRRKV